The Aliiroseovarius pelagivivens DNA segment ATAACCTCGATATTGTCGCCGCCATCGTTGCCGCCCTTCTGGTGACCGCGCTGGTGCTGTTCTCGCAATACACCAAGCAAGGCCGCGCCCTGCGTGCGGTTGCGGATGACCACTCGGCTGCTTTGTCGGTCGGTATCTCGCTGCGCTTCATCTGGGTTCTGGTCTGGTCGATTGCTGGCTTTGTGGCCCTTGTCGCCGGGATCATGTGGGGCTCGAAGTCGGGCGTTCAGATCTCGCTGGCCGAGGTTGCACTGAAAGCACTTCCGGTTTTGATGCTGGGTGGCTTCACCTCGATCCCGGGCGCCATCATCGGCGGTCTGATCATCGGTGTGGGCGAGCAGCTGTTCGAATTTGCCATCGGTCCCCTTGTGGGCGGCGCAACCCAAGCCTGGTTCGCTTACGTACTGGCACTTGTCTTCCTCATCTTCCGTCCGCAAGGGCTGTTTGGTGAGAAAATCATCGAAAGGGTCTGATCAATGTTTTACCGCGAAGCTGGTGATTTCAAAACGTCCTACCGTGACGATAACCAGACCTTTCCGATCCGCCTTGACCGGGCTGGATACTGGATTGTCCTGTTCGTCGCCTTCTGTGTGATCCCGTTCTTTGTGAACGACTACTGGGTGAACTCGATCTTTGCTCCGTTCTTCATCTACGCCATTGCGGCGCTGGGTCTGAACATTCTGACGGGTTATGCCGGTCAGGTATCGCTGGGTACGGGTGGTTTCATGGCTGTAGGGGCATATGCCTGCTATAAGCTGATGGTGGCCTTCCCGGACATCAACATCGTGTTCCACGTGTTGATCGCTGGCGGCATCACTGCCGCCGTGGGTGTGGCCTTCGGTCTGCCGTCGCTGCGCATCAAAGGGTTCTACCTTGCGGTTGCGACCCTTGCTGCTCAGTTCTTCCTAGTGTGGCTGTTCAACAAGGTGGCGTGGTTCTACAACTACTCGGCATCGGGTCAGATCAACGCACCTGAGCGTACCGTGTTCGGCGTGATCGTAACTGGTCCCAACACCGAAGCCTGGGCGAAATACATGATCTGCCTGGTATTCCTGGTGGGCGTTGCCTGGGTCGCACGCAACCTGACACGCGGCATGACTGGCCGTAAGTGGATGGGCATCCGCGACATGGACATCGCAGCCGAGATCATCGGGGTGAACCCGCTGATGGCCAAGATGTCGGCCTTCGCTGTATCGTCTTTCTTTGTCGGTATTGCTGGCGCTCTGTTCTTCGCCGTCTATCTGGGCGCTGCAGAAGCAGGTGAAAGCTTCGGTATCACCAAGTCGTTCCTGGTGCTCTTCATGGTGATCATCGGCGGCCTTGGCTCGATCTTCGGATCCTTCGCCGGTGCGGCCTTCATGGTCCTGATGCCGGTTTTCTTGAAGAACGTTTTGGTAGGTACTCTGGGCTGGCCCACTGAGATCGCTGCCGAACTGGAGTTCATCATTGTTGGTGGTTTGATCGTGGTCTTCCTGATCCTCGAACCCCATGGTTTGGCCCAACTGTGGCGTCTCACAAAAGAGAAGCTGCGCCTGTGGCCCTTCCCGCACTAAGCGGGGGAAACGATCCGGACATCCGGCCATGAGGAGCGGTCGGGTGTCCAAACGCAATGCTGCCCATAAGGGCACAATATTTTGCTAATCTAGGGAGGAAGCAAATGACTTTTAAACGTGTTGCCGCGGCGTCTGTAGCCGCACTGATGGTAGGCTCGCCTGTAATGGCGGATCTGGTATTCCCATCGCTGAGCTATCGGACCGGTCCGTTCGCCGCTGGTGGTATTCCTTACGCCGACGGTTTTGCCGACTACTTCACGCTGCTCAACGAGCGTGACGGTGGTATCGGTGGCGTAGCAGTTCAGACACCCGAGTGTGAAACTGCTTATAACACCGAAAAAGGTGTGGAATGCTACGAAGCCACCAAAGGCGAAGGCGCTCTGGCCTATAACCCGCTGTCGACTGGTATCACTTATCAGCTGATCCCCAAAGCGACCGCTGACGACATTCCGCTGTACACCCCCGGTTACGGCCGTACCTCGGCCGCGAACGGCGATGTGTTCAGCCACGTGTTCAACTTCCCGGCCAACTACTGGAACGGTGCTTCGGCAGCTATCAACCACGTTCTGGACCTGAACGGTGGCGATCTGAACGGCAAGAAAATCGTTCTGCTGCACTTCAACGGCGCCTACGGTAAAGAGCCGATCCCGACCCTGACCAAACTGGGCGAAAAGCACGGCTTCGATCTGACCACTATTCCGATCGACTATCCGGGCCAGGAGCAGAAAGCTCAGTGGCTGCAGATCCGCCGCGAGAAGCCTGACTACGTTCTGTTCTGGGGCTGGGGCGTGATGAACCAGGTTGCCATTCAGGAAGCCGCAAACATCCGCTACCCGATGGACCAGTTCATCGGTGTATGGTGGTCCGGTGCAGAGCATGACGTGAAGCCTGCTGGCGAAAAGGCCACCGGTTATAAAGCGATGACCTTCCACGGTGTTGGTTCGGACTATCCGGTCTTTGGCGACCTGCAGAAATACGTTGTAGACGCTGGTAAAGCAGCGGGCGACGGCTCCAACGTTGGTACCGTTATCTACAACCGTGGTGTTTACGCTGCGATGATGCTGGCTGAAGCTGCAGCGAAAGCTCAGGAAATCCACGGTGTTGCAGACATCACCTCGGGTCAGATGCGCGATGGTCTGGAACAGCTGGAAATCACCAACGCACGCATGGCCGAACTGGGCATGGAAGGCTTCGGCCCCGAGTTCAAAGTGAGCTGTGCAAACCACGGTGGCCCGGGCGCGATTGCGATCCAGCAGTGGGATGGTGCTGCCGGCAAATGGTCGCTGATCACCGACTTCTCGGGATCGGACATGGATGTTATCCAGCCGCTGATCGACGCTGACTCGGCTGCTTATGCTGCTGAAAACAAAATCGAGCCGCAGTGTAACTAATACACCGGCACGCGTCCGGGCCTTCGGGCCCGGACGACCCCTAGAAACGACTACGAACAGGACGCCCTGATATGCTGGACGCTGAAAAGACCGCAGAGACCCTGCTTGAGGTCAACAATATCGAGGTCATCTACAATCACGTGATCCTCGTGCTGAAAGGCGTAAGCCTGTCTGTTCCCAAGGGCGGCATCACTGCGCTGCTTGGTGGTAACGGTGCAGGAAAAACGACGACCCTTAAGGCCATTTCGAACCTGCTTCAGGCAGAGCGCGGCGAAGTGACCAAAGGTACGATCGATCACAAGGGCGAGAACATCGCCGAATTGAACCCGGCCGCATTGGTGAAACGCGGTGTCATTCAGGTGATGGAAGGCCGTCACTGCTTTGAACACCTGACCGTTGAAGAGAACCTTCTGACCGGTGCCTACACGCGCACAGATGGTCGGGCCGCGGTCGCGAAAGACCTGGAAATGGTCTATGAGTACTTCCCGCGTTTGGCCGAGCGCCGCAAGTCGCAGGCTGGTTATACCTCGGGTGGTGAGCAACAGATGGTCGCAATGGGCCGCGCAATGATGTCGCGCCCGGATATGATCCTTCTGGACGAACCGTCGATGGGTCTGGCCCCGCAGCTGGTAGAGCAGATCTTCCAGATCGTGAAACGTCTGAACGAAGAGCAGGGCACCACGTTCCTGTTGGCCGAACAGAACACCAACGTGGCGCTGAAATATTCCCACTATGGTTACATTCTGGAAAATGGCCGCATCGTGATGGACGGCCCCGCTGCCGAACTGCGCGAGAACCCGGACGTTAAGGAATTTTACCTTGGTATGTCGGATGAAGGTCGTAAGAGCTTCCGCGACGTGCGCTCGTATCGCCGCCGTAAGCGTTGGCTGGCCTAATTCGGCCCGCCCTCCACGGCGACCCAACTTTAACATGATTTAATCGCCGATCTTGGTCGGCGCAGACAGAGGTTATGCTCATGTCCAACTATTTTGATGCGCTCGAGACCCGTTCGGAAGATGAACGCGCCTCTGGTTTGGCGGCAGCCCTGCCTGAACAGATCGCCCGCGCACAAGCGCTGGCTGGCTATGCCAATCTGCTGGCGGATGTCGACGCGGCAAGCGTCACGTCGGCCGGGGCTCTGGCTGCGCTGCCAGTTTTGCGTAAATCCGAGATTGGCAAAGCGCAGGCGGCAGATGGCCCCTTGGGTGGGTTCGGAGGTCTGCCGACGCATGAGTTTGCGCATATCTTCCAAAGCCCCGGTCCTATCTATGAACCCGGTGGTGTTGGCCATGACTGGTGGCGCATGGGGCGTTTCCTGAGCGCCTGTGGCATCGGCAAGGGCGACATCGTGCAGAACTGCTTCGGGTATCACCTGACGCCCGCTGGCATGATCTTTGAGAACGGTGCACGCGCCGTTGGCGCGGCGGTTATCCCCGCCGGCGTCGGGCAGACCGAACTTCAGGTGCGCGCCGCTGCCGATATCGGCACCACGGCTTATGCCGGCACGCCCGACTATCTGAAGATCATTCTGGATCGTGCGGATGCGGATGGCGTGAAGCTGAAGATCACCAAGGCTGCTGTCGGCGGCGGGGCGTTGTTCCCCAGCCTGCGTCAGGAATACGCCGACCGTGGCATTACCTGCCTACAAAGCTATGCGACCGCCGATCTGGGCAACGTTGCGTATGAAAGCGATGCGATGGAAGGCATGATCGTCGATGAAGGCGTGATCGTCGAGATCGTCCGCCCTGGCACCGGTGATCCCGTTGCACCAGGCGAGGTGGGCGAGGTCGTTGTGACAACGTTGAACCCCGATTATCCGCTGATCCGTTTCGCAACCGGCGATCTGTCGGCTGTCCTGCCGGGTGTCAGCCCCTGTGGCCGTACCAACATGCGGATCAAGGGCTGGATGGGCCGCGCAGACCAGACCGCCAAGATCAAGGGTATGTTCGTCCGTCCCGAGCAGGTCGCAGATTTCGTCGCCAAGCACGCCGAGATCGCCAAGGCCCGCGTCATTGCCACCCGCGAGGGTGAGATGGACGCCATGACCGTTCAGGTCGAGGCTGACGGCGGGAACGCTGACGCCTATGCCAAATCGGTGGCGGATACGCTGAAACTGAAAGGCAAGATCGAACTGGTCGCTCCGGGCAGCTTGCCCAACGATGGCATCGTCATCGACGACCAGCGCGTCTACGACTAAGCCCAATTTTATCAGGCTTCCTCCCGGAAGGGGCTGGGGAAACCCGGCCCTTTCTGTTTTTGTGGGGTGGCTTGCAAGCAGCGCTTTCGAAGCGATGCGCCAAACACAAAAAAGCCGCCCAGAGGGCGGCTTTTTCTGTAACGCTGCTGAAGCGATTAGCCCTGACGGGCTTTGAACCGGCGCTGCGTCTTGTTGATCACGTATACGCGGCCTTTACGGCGCACGACACGGCAATCACGGTGACGGTTTTTCAGCGAGCGGAGCGAGTTGCGAACTTTCATGGTCCTTCTCCTTCAACGCGGCGCTGCGGTTGCGCCTGGGCTTCAGTTTACCTTCTGACCTTTCGGTCATCTGGCGGTTCATGGTGGGCGATACTGGGATCGAACCAGTGACCCCTTCGATGTCAACGAAGTGCTCTACCGCTGAGCTAATCGCCCTAAAATCTCTGCCGAAACAGCCTATTCAGGCCGATCCAAACGATACGACGCGGGAAAGCCCGCGCCAGTTCGCGTTGCTATAAAAGGAGTCGGGGCCACGCGCAAGGGCTTTTGGCAAGAGTTTTTTACTTTATAAAGAGCTTAGGAGGCAAAGATGCTCGGGCAGACATTTTCGTTGTATCGTCCACGGTTCGAGGACACCAGCGTCGTTTTCGCGTCGCCGCATAGTGGGTCCCACTATGATGAGGTGTTTCTGAACGAGACTGTTCTTGACGAACGCACCATCAGATCGTCTGAAGACGCCTATGTTGATAGGCTTTATGCCTTTGCGACCGAGTGCGGCGCCCCGTTTCTATGCGCCAACACCCCGCGCGCTTATGTGGACCTGAATCGCGGCGCGGACGAACTGGATCCTGCATTGATTGCCGGCTTGCGCCGATCAACGCTGAACCCGCGCATATCCTCGGGGCTAGGCGTGATTCCACGCGTCGTGGCAGGGGGGCGGGCGATTTATCGCGGGAAGATGACCTTGGGGGCGGCGCAGAAGCGACTAAGCGCCCATTGGCATCCTTATCACAACACGCTCCGCCAACTTATGGATGAACGCCAGGCCAGATTCGGGCAGGCAATCTTGCTGGACTGCCATTCGATGCCGCACGAGGCTTTGGCCAGTCTGCGCCGCAACTCGTCGGACATGCCTGAGATCGTTCTGGGTGACAGATTCGGAGCGTCAGCAGGCGCCGAGATCGTCGACGCGGTCGAGGCGGCTTTTCAAAATGCTGGGTTCCGTACAGCACGCAACATGCCTTTTGCTGGCGCGTTCATGGCGCAGCACTATGGTCGTCCTCAAGTTGGGCGTCACGTTGTTCAGATCGAGATCGACCGCGCGCTTTACATGGACGAGGCATCGATCACACCGAACTATCGCTTTACCGAGATTCAGAACCGTCTTCGTGCCGTTATCGCGCAGATTGCTGATTTCGGCCGTCGCGATTCGGCGCTGGCTGCCGAATAACACTTAACGAAGCCCACGCCCTTTCTTGATCGCGTCCTTCCCAAAGCGTGCACGGATTTTATCTGTGGCCCTTTCCGCCTGACGCCTCTGTTCCGCGTTTGGGTCCAGCAGATCCTGCGTCACATCCGTTTGGATGGCAGGGCCGATATGGCTGAGCCCGACGCCGATCAGTCGAAACGGTCCCTTGTCCAGTACAGTGTCCAGCAGAGCACGGGCAGTGCGATAGATGCGATCCGCAGAGTGGGTCATGTCCCCCAGATTGCTTTGCCGACTAAGCGCACGAAAATCGGCGCGTTTCAGTTTCAGGGTCACAACCTGCCCCGCCATGTCGCGCGCCTTTGCTCGGTCCGAGACATTTTCGGCCAGACGCCATAGATGGCCGTCCAGAAGATCAGGGTTGGCGGTGTCCTCGAAAAACGTGGTTTCGTTCGAGATCGACTTGATCGGCGCATTGGCCGAGACGCGTCGTTTGTCCTGACCGCGCGCCAGATGCCACAGACGCTCGCCCATGCCGCCAAAGCGGGCCACAAGGTCTTCCTTGTCCCAGCGCAGCAGGTCCTCGAACGTGTGAACGCCCGCCTTGTCCAGCTGCGCCTGACTGACGCCGCCCACGCCCCAGATCAGGCCCACGGGTTTGTCGCGCAGGAAGTCCATTGTCTCGGCCTTTCCAATGACTGAAAATCCGCGCGGTTTATCCAGATCGGACGCAACCTTGGCCAAGAACTTGTTGTGGCTCAGCCCGATGGATCCGGTCAGACCCAACTCGTCCTTCATCCTGTTGGTCAGTCGCGCCAGCATGACCGCTGGAGGCACGCCATGCAGCTGGGCGGTGCCGGTCATGTCTAGAAAAGCTTCGTCCAGCGACAGGGGCTCA contains these protein-coding regions:
- a CDS encoding DNA polymerase IV gives rise to the protein MPSLCRKCLTQFDTGRRCPSCNSPRVLSHPELFDLSIAHMDCDAFYASVEKRDNPELADKPVIIGGGKRGVVSTACYVARIRGVRSAMPMFQALKLCPDAVVIRPRGSHYAAVSKQIRAMMDELTPAIEPLSLDEAFLDMTGTAQLHGVPPAVMLARLTNRMKDELGLTGSIGLSHNKFLAKVASDLDKPRGFSVIGKAETMDFLRDKPVGLIWGVGGVSQAQLDKAGVHTFEDLLRWDKEDLVARFGGMGERLWHLARGQDKRRVSANAPIKSISNETTFFEDTANPDLLDGHLWRLAENVSDRAKARDMAGQVVTLKLKRADFRALSRQSNLGDMTHSADRIYRTARALLDTVLDKGPFRLIGVGLSHIGPAIQTDVTQDLLDPNAEQRRQAERATDKIRARFGKDAIKKGRGLR
- a CDS encoding ABC transporter ATP-binding protein — translated: MLDAEKTAETLLEVNNIEVIYNHVILVLKGVSLSVPKGGITALLGGNGAGKTTTLKAISNLLQAERGEVTKGTIDHKGENIAELNPAALVKRGVIQVMEGRHCFEHLTVEENLLTGAYTRTDGRAAVAKDLEMVYEYFPRLAERRKSQAGYTSGGEQQMVAMGRAMMSRPDMILLDEPSMGLAPQLVEQIFQIVKRLNEEQGTTFLLAEQNTNVALKYSHYGYILENGRIVMDGPAAELRENPDVKEFYLGMSDEGRKSFRDVRSYRRRKRWLA
- a CDS encoding branched-chain amino acid ABC transporter permease, with the protein product MFYREAGDFKTSYRDDNQTFPIRLDRAGYWIVLFVAFCVIPFFVNDYWVNSIFAPFFIYAIAALGLNILTGYAGQVSLGTGGFMAVGAYACYKLMVAFPDINIVFHVLIAGGITAAVGVAFGLPSLRIKGFYLAVATLAAQFFLVWLFNKVAWFYNYSASGQINAPERTVFGVIVTGPNTEAWAKYMICLVFLVGVAWVARNLTRGMTGRKWMGIRDMDIAAEIIGVNPLMAKMSAFAVSSFFVGIAGALFFAVYLGAAEAGESFGITKSFLVLFMVIIGGLGSIFGSFAGAAFMVLMPVFLKNVLVGTLGWPTEIAAELEFIIVGGLIVVFLILEPHGLAQLWRLTKEKLRLWPFPH
- a CDS encoding N-formylglutamate amidohydrolase, coding for MLGQTFSLYRPRFEDTSVVFASPHSGSHYDEVFLNETVLDERTIRSSEDAYVDRLYAFATECGAPFLCANTPRAYVDLNRGADELDPALIAGLRRSTLNPRISSGLGVIPRVVAGGRAIYRGKMTLGAAQKRLSAHWHPYHNTLRQLMDERQARFGQAILLDCHSMPHEALASLRRNSSDMPEIVLGDRFGASAGAEIVDAVEAAFQNAGFRTARNMPFAGAFMAQHYGRPQVGRHVVQIEIDRALYMDEASITPNYRFTEIQNRLRAVIAQIADFGRRDSALAAE
- a CDS encoding ABC transporter substrate-binding protein, with the protein product MTFKRVAAASVAALMVGSPVMADLVFPSLSYRTGPFAAGGIPYADGFADYFTLLNERDGGIGGVAVQTPECETAYNTEKGVECYEATKGEGALAYNPLSTGITYQLIPKATADDIPLYTPGYGRTSAANGDVFSHVFNFPANYWNGASAAINHVLDLNGGDLNGKKIVLLHFNGAYGKEPIPTLTKLGEKHGFDLTTIPIDYPGQEQKAQWLQIRREKPDYVLFWGWGVMNQVAIQEAANIRYPMDQFIGVWWSGAEHDVKPAGEKATGYKAMTFHGVGSDYPVFGDLQKYVVDAGKAAGDGSNVGTVIYNRGVYAAMMLAEAAAKAQEIHGVADITSGQMRDGLEQLEITNARMAELGMEGFGPEFKVSCANHGGPGAIAIQQWDGAAGKWSLITDFSGSDMDVIQPLIDADSAAYAAENKIEPQCN
- a CDS encoding phenylacetate--CoA ligase family protein, with the translated sequence MSNYFDALETRSEDERASGLAAALPEQIARAQALAGYANLLADVDAASVTSAGALAALPVLRKSEIGKAQAADGPLGGFGGLPTHEFAHIFQSPGPIYEPGGVGHDWWRMGRFLSACGIGKGDIVQNCFGYHLTPAGMIFENGARAVGAAVIPAGVGQTELQVRAAADIGTTAYAGTPDYLKIILDRADADGVKLKITKAAVGGGALFPSLRQEYADRGITCLQSYATADLGNVAYESDAMEGMIVDEGVIVEIVRPGTGDPVAPGEVGEVVVTTLNPDYPLIRFATGDLSAVLPGVSPCGRTNMRIKGWMGRADQTAKIKGMFVRPEQVADFVAKHAEIAKARVIATREGEMDAMTVQVEADGGNADAYAKSVADTLKLKGKIELVAPGSLPNDGIVIDDQRVYD
- the ykgO gene encoding type B 50S ribosomal protein L36; its protein translation is MKVRNSLRSLKNRHRDCRVVRRKGRVYVINKTQRRFKARQG